In Deltaproteobacteria bacterium, one genomic interval encodes:
- a CDS encoding PBP1A family penicillin-binding protein, translated as MNLKRIGHIAKWLSALAVLGLFSGIGGIFYISQDLPKLESLEDYKPAQATRIYSDDGHLVAYVANQRRTVIPMEAIPKHVAHAFLAAEDRNFYSHEGLDYLGILRAALKNLRPGAHLQGASTITQQIVKTMVLGPERSYSRKMREAVLSFKLENSLSKDDILHIYLNQIYFGSGAWGVEQAAQTYFGISARDLTVAQAAYLASAPKHPARYNIKSDAAGAQKRQHYVLSQMLAAGWADEETVTLAKSAPIPAPAPRPAYLDVASHYTEWVIRELTKEYGTEAVYEGGLTVYTGMQAAHQAAGMKALRGGLENLGKKNGWSGAPLRVEVNLFETYHNEIQKEFAKLYERRKLYTASPGMAQTPVWDLSKVTAKDLVSEIKFRKKMVLKVPKVGMRVTAIVSAVNSSQNTITVDLGGFKSILTLQSLKWARRFSPTAATPAPRDPTDVLQRGDLIEVILTSLSKSADGTSTLSKIKLVPNPKVQGALFSIDPHTRYVRAMVGGYHRNPGGLNRSMQSLRQPGSVFKPILYATGLKEKIITPASICPDAPVVIRDKWTGKAWKPENYEDGRYDGNITYRRALTRSKNTCSVKLLEMVGVEKVRELARNMGIGSKLPENLTLALGTGEVTPMELANSYATIASGGFYAKPIFIRKVVSLTGDILQENRANPVQVLDADVAFVITHMMQSVIEEGTGVRAKRLKRALAGKTGTTNQSRNAWFAGFSPETVAVTWVGFDDNAPMGRATGSSAALPIWVDYLDHALRDTPRLPFKPPPEVVFRRVDADTGTINNDIGSIEEVFVAGTAPEENAQELESIFIDDEDGLDAQLQ; from the coding sequence ATGAACTTAAAGCGGATAGGACACATCGCCAAATGGCTCAGTGCCCTCGCTGTACTTGGACTTTTTTCCGGTATTGGCGGCATCTTCTATATCTCCCAAGACCTTCCCAAGCTTGAGTCTTTGGAAGACTACAAACCTGCTCAAGCAACTCGGATCTATTCTGATGATGGTCACTTGGTTGCCTACGTGGCCAACCAAAGGCGAACGGTTATCCCCATGGAAGCCATTCCCAAGCATGTTGCCCACGCTTTTCTCGCAGCAGAAGACCGAAATTTCTACAGCCATGAAGGTCTGGACTATCTAGGAATCCTGCGAGCTGCCCTGAAAAATCTAAGACCCGGTGCCCACCTTCAGGGAGCTAGTACCATCACCCAACAAATAGTGAAGACGATGGTTCTTGGTCCCGAGCGTTCTTACAGCCGTAAAATGCGAGAGGCCGTTCTGAGCTTTAAACTAGAGAATAGCTTGAGCAAAGATGACATTCTTCACATCTACCTTAATCAAATCTACTTCGGCTCCGGTGCATGGGGCGTTGAACAAGCCGCTCAGACCTATTTTGGGATTTCAGCTCGAGACCTAACGGTAGCCCAAGCAGCGTATCTTGCGTCCGCTCCAAAACATCCGGCCCGCTACAATATCAAATCCGATGCTGCCGGTGCACAAAAACGACAGCACTATGTTCTGAGCCAAATGCTCGCAGCCGGTTGGGCTGATGAAGAAACCGTAACCCTGGCCAAATCTGCACCTATTCCAGCGCCCGCTCCGCGCCCGGCTTATCTCGATGTGGCCTCTCATTACACCGAGTGGGTCATTCGAGAACTGACGAAAGAGTATGGTACGGAAGCAGTCTATGAGGGCGGCCTTACTGTTTACACTGGCATGCAAGCGGCACATCAAGCAGCAGGCATGAAAGCTTTAAGAGGCGGTTTAGAAAACCTCGGTAAGAAAAACGGCTGGTCCGGTGCACCACTTCGCGTGGAAGTGAACCTCTTCGAAACGTATCACAATGAGATTCAAAAAGAGTTTGCGAAGCTTTACGAAAGACGAAAACTTTATACAGCATCGCCTGGAATGGCACAGACACCTGTATGGGATTTATCGAAAGTAACCGCTAAAGACCTAGTCAGCGAGATTAAGTTTCGTAAGAAGATGGTACTCAAGGTTCCCAAAGTTGGTATGCGAGTCACGGCAATTGTAAGCGCTGTTAATTCTTCGCAGAATACGATCACTGTCGATCTGGGTGGATTCAAATCGATACTAACACTTCAATCACTCAAATGGGCTCGGAGATTCTCACCCACAGCCGCAACGCCTGCTCCCCGTGATCCCACCGACGTCCTACAACGTGGCGACCTTATCGAGGTGATTCTAACGTCGCTTTCAAAATCTGCTGATGGCACTTCAACCCTTAGTAAAATCAAATTGGTACCCAACCCAAAAGTACAAGGCGCGCTTTTCTCAATAGATCCCCATACACGTTATGTTCGTGCGATGGTGGGAGGCTACCACCGCAACCCTGGAGGCCTGAACCGGTCGATGCAGTCTTTAAGGCAACCTGGCTCGGTGTTTAAGCCCATCCTTTACGCCACGGGCTTGAAAGAAAAAATCATTACGCCTGCCAGCATCTGCCCTGATGCCCCTGTGGTCATTCGGGATAAATGGACCGGCAAAGCTTGGAAGCCTGAAAACTACGAAGACGGTCGCTACGATGGAAACATCACCTACCGGCGCGCTCTCACACGCTCAAAGAATACCTGTTCGGTCAAACTGCTTGAGATGGTCGGCGTTGAGAAAGTGCGGGAACTCGCTCGCAATATGGGAATCGGTTCAAAGCTCCCCGAAAACCTTACGCTTGCACTGGGAACAGGCGAGGTGACGCCCATGGAACTCGCCAATAGCTACGCAACCATTGCTTCTGGTGGGTTTTACGCGAAGCCCATTTTTATTCGCAAAGTCGTTTCACTCACGGGTGATATCCTTCAAGAGAATCGAGCCAACCCCGTTCAAGTACTCGACGCCGATGTGGCCTTTGTTATCACCCATATGATGCAGTCGGTGATCGAAGAAGGAACGGGTGTTAGGGCCAAGCGCTTAAAGCGTGCCCTAGCTGGTAAGACGGGAACGACCAACCAAAGCCGTAATGCGTGGTTTGCAGGATTCTCTCCGGAAACAGTTGCTGTGACCTGGGTCGGCTTTGACGACAATGCGCCCATGGGGCGCGCAACTGGTAGCAGCGCTGCCCTACCCATCTGGGTCGATTACCTCGATCACGCACTCCGAGACACGCCGCGGCTGCCTTTTAAGCCACCACCAGAAGTTGTTTTTCGACGCGTCGATGCAGACACGGGGACCATTAACAATGACATCGGAAGCATCGAAGAGGTTTTTGTAGCTGGGACCGCGCCCGAGGAAAATGCTCAAGAGCTCGAGAGTATATTCATTGACGACGAAGACGGGCTTGACGCTCAGCTTCAGTGA